A segment of the Crassostrea angulata isolate pt1a10 chromosome 10, ASM2561291v2, whole genome shotgun sequence genome:
gttcaatttcaaaattaagcaTATCCAACAGGTATGATAGAAAATACATATCAAGCGTTAGCCAGGTAACAGATATATAATAAACTCTGGGGTGCATGGCGGTAATGTATGGCATTGCTGATAACATAGGATCAAggaaaatctttttataaatggccaaaataaatgtataaagtgATACAATTTAAAAGTCACTTCACTTAATGCAATCGGTTTTAGTCCGTCGTTGTCTGTCAtgtgtaaacaattaaatagtTCTAACTTCATCTTAAAAACCACATTGTCccaattcttttcaaatttagTATGTTGCTTCTTTGGGGTAAGAAAAATATAGAATGTAATTTTCATTACTCTTGTCCCATAAAGCGACTTAGGGGCATGAtaaaaatagtgaaaatttgacaatttaaaaaaaaaaaaaaaaaaaatgattaaaaaagtgAAATAGTTGTAAAAAggatgagtgacacaaaatgggcgtgtcttatagcataacgaAAAAccgtattggctgcgccgcgtagtatTATACATAagcatgtgctacatgaaaaatagtggttttaaaatgtttaaattgttattgaaaatttgaaattatatagatataagtaataaggaatcattctttgactataattaattatgaggtgataatttcggtcggagcgtggtcaaatctatcatgaAGGCATTcggactttattggatttgaccacgcccgaccgaaattatcacctgataatattcaaagaatgattcattgttccttaaaaaaaaccctaaaaccATTTATTTGTTGCTATGTGGTTCTGTTTGCACGGTAGATTCGTCAAATGTTTCAgagtatgatttttttatttaatgtaaaattgtGCGATAAAGAATTTAAGtatgaaaattgagaaccgttgctatggtTAAACAATAAGGGAAATTCTAATACTTAAAGGCATTTTAAAATCGGtatcattaaaatatgaaatattatcaatttttaagaaaaaattcaagtttgttatcAACTTTAGTGcaacttgaaaaaaaacttgACTTTGCTTAGAATAATTGCCGTTGTTAAGGACTTTAAAAAGTAAGAATTTATGTGTGATTTTTctttcagtattttattttcaatagcaACAACACATCTATTTGCATAACAAAGATTAAGTTTTTGTGCTACATTATGAAAAATTAGGCAGATTGTCATGAACACTTACAAAAATAAAGTTGCTAAAAGTCTCTAAAATTAGGAATAACAGCATAGTacatcaaaatcaattttttttagcttttcaTATTCCTTAATATGATTTACTGTTATTGTGTAAGGGACATTCAAAGATACtgttcaattacatgtaccagtacacAATTTAAATTGATTACAGGAAAAGTATCCCAACCCTTAATCTTGCAGTCCAATACATATGATATTTTGCCAACTGAGATAAAGTGGGAAAAAAGAATAGGTGTTGCTGTAAATTAAGTACAGTGCTGTGTAAAAAATGACTGTTTTGTTTGTACAATGTAAAtctcttattttttaatgaagtgatttgtttgaattttcagaagagggtttatgtgtggacaccgtTAACCTTtagattcagaaaaaaaaatttccagggTAAAATTCTGTTTTGCCCTGATCgataaaagaaagaatttttattttgtattgcGGTACAATTTTTGTCCCTTGGGTTACCTgtgaatataaacaattttataaaaaaaatctttcaagtCAAAATCACAGAAATGGTTACTTTATTACCTTCTATTGTatcttttacatttaaaaaaaatctgacaaagtcacatgcatttcaatttaaaaagtgtttttttggatgaatataaatgttgttttcttttaaaatggaGTATTGCAAAGCATGCCCATGCAACATCTGTGAATTTGCGATGCTTTTGGAGATCATAAATATACCTTCGGAATACCTAATGGCTATCAATTACGTGTGAAGTGATTGATACACGATGGTCCTTGTAGGAAcactatttctttttaattttttgaaatgcattaaatcAACCAATTTTAAAACGGCAACTGTGATTTGTTCATAGCAAGAGAAGAGATCCTATGAGTACCCAATTACTTTTTGAATCATTCTAAAAGTGCACCAATATACCGGAGATAATATTCCCCCAGAGATGCAGCAGACGAGGACGTTATAGCTGTATGATACATGACTATTAAATGTACGAGTGGGACTTGGTTAATTACAAAACAAACCCGAAGAATTACGGGAAGGAATGATCTCGGGTTACGAAAAACACCCAAAGGATTACTAATGGCGAATTCATGttctttttttccccaaaagTACGACATGAATGCATTTAGACGATCATTGGTTTGACCCATAGGCAagacaatatttatatacagcTGAAATTATTACCTCAATTTAGTtcttatttctaatttttaaaagttaaattataaTGTTAATAACCATACACGATTGTAGATTGCATTGCGCAAAAAAAGCATGTGCTGCAAGAAGGCAATAAGGTTATCAGCTcataaaaaatagatattgaAACCTACACGTACTTCCTTCATCttttatgtacaatgtactgTAAACAATCAAGTCAGCCTTAACACGGCAGACGTGGAATGCTTCCAGAAACAGCACATTAGAtctaatacattaaaaaaaataaattcgtttACTTTGAATATACTACAAAGAGGCGAAGTTATTGGGTTTGTTGTTGTAATAGTTCTCAGATAAGCTACATATACCTATGCCATGGCAATTTGGTCATGATCACTAGGTGCACTGACAATCATAATCATTCAATACAAAAATGAATTACTGATGGTTCCTAGAAAGCGTTGAAGAATATaggtaaaagaaagaaaaataattatattaagaAATTGAATATTCATCGGTCGCTATATCACGCCTACTAGTATTTATTTTTGTCTGCCATACTGGCTATTTTGCATTCTTCCCTCTAAAAAATTATATCCcactgttttcaattttttattgagtaataacatttattacaaaaatacgTGAATTCATAATTCACAATTTAACTGATATaagatgaatatttttttcatgaaaaaaaaaaacaacatcacAGTAATATTGACACATGGAAATGATTGCATTAGGCACACTTAACGAAACAAACtcaacaaattaaatatgtcGTAAAGACCAGCTGCTTTCCTTTCAAATAAACATGTGAACAAGGCAGCTTTTCAACAAAACGAAGCTGTTATCACGTTGCTGTTAAACCACAGTTTCTCTATGGAATTCCTTTGGCGTATTAGCGTTGAATTGTATCGATAAACTGGAAGAAGTGTGCGGCGGACTTTCATTGTCTAATTTCATTAAAGCTTGAAAGTTGCTTTTTGCTTTGAGAACTTTTTTCTTGCGGAATGGAAGCTTGTTTCTGAATTTTGGATGGAGCAAAGCATAGATCATGGGATTGAGAACTGTTGAAAGCTTGGCAAACACGCCTGGAATTGTGGAAGCCAGAGGTGTAATAACACTGGCGTCTCCAAAGTTACCGATGATGGCCACCACAGCGTAAGGCGTCCATGATAAACAGAAAATAGAGATAATCACAAGAGAAATTTTAGCTGTTTTGACATGAACACTGCGAAACTTTCTCACTTTTCGATTTTGGATTTGTAGCGTGTTATTTCCGTCACTGTAACAATTGACAATCTCTTTCTCGTGTTGTAGGACCTTGAGGTAGATTCTGACGTATGAGCAGATGATCAGAAACAGCTGAACAGTAAAACAAAACACTAGAATGGATGCGACATAGGATTTTGTGTTCACGTCACGAGAAAAGAAGTCAAATGTACATGACGTCATGGAACCTTCCAGAATGATCGAGCCCCATCCAATTAATGGACAAATGGCCCACACAAAAGAGTAGATCCAGATGAACATGATGCTGATGAGAACAGTTTTATTTGATGTCCGTATGTGTCGATATGGTTCTCGTATCACAATGACGAAGAACCTCTCAATGGCTATCATTGCCAGAGTGTTGATTGAAATAAAGCCCGACATTGCTCCCACAAATCCATAGACTTGGCAGCCTGCAATAAAgcgaaaacaaatttaatggcATCCGAATATTTGATTTCGTTTGCATTATGTTTTAATGTATCTATTTACCGAAAAATATTCACGGCCCTTTATCATCACGCTTTGATCGAGTGGCCGGTCATTCTTGTCATTTTTGTGAAACGTTTATTAAGGCGTCACACAGGCTGAATCAGGCTTGAATAAGGCAGACGACCTAGGCTTCTCTTTGTTTGTATAAATTTTACTGAAATTCTTTTTACATGTCGTTGATACTCAACTCTttttatttgaatgaaatcaagACGGACCTACGctttgtttaaaacaattttatatcaatttttttatctaaagtaaaTACTCCCTCCGTttgtatataaacaaaacatgtttttactttgtttaaaacaatttggtttcattatttttatcttaagTTGATTCTCTATTTGCatctaaatattttcaaagataatATACACACTTTGCATTTACTTTTTGGTCATTTCTTTCTGAGAAACAGTCATGCTTTCACGTGT
Coding sequences within it:
- the LOC128168008 gene encoding rhodopsin-like isoform X1, with protein sequence MASNISELNTANLSTTVLLQGLMSVIVHPHWRNYTPLPHSAHLLMGSMVSLIVLFAGMANIWVIGCFIRYRSLRISSNLLVLNLAITDTFLALGNLPWLAISSFRGVWIFGYIGCQVYGFVGAMSGFISINTLAMIAIERFFVIVIREPYRHIRTSNKTVLISIMFIWIYSFVWAICPLIGWGSIILEGSMTSCTFDFFSRDVNTKSYVASILVFCFTVQLFLIICSYVRIYLKVLQHEKEIVNCYSDGNNTLQIQNRKVRKFRSVHVKTAKISLVIISIFCLSWTPYAVVAIIGNFGDASVITPLASTIPGVFAKLSTVLNPMIYALLHPKFRNKLPFRKKKVLKAKSNFQALMKLDNESPPHTSSSLSIQFNANTPKEFHRETVV
- the LOC128168008 gene encoding rhodopsin-like isoform X3 is translated as MMENIPRIGGNLTSYELHKLISHHWMKYSDLSQAMHLILGVFVIIVGLVSVTANGFIVWMFCRYRSLRISSNLLVLNLAITDTFLALGNLPWLAISSFRGVWIFGYIGCQVYGFVGAMSGFISINTLAMIAIERFFVIVIREPYRHIRTSNKTVLISIMFIWIYSFVWAICPLIGWGSIILEGSMTSCTFDFFSRDVNTKSYVASILVFCFTVQLFLIICSYVRIYLKVLQHEKEIVNCYSDGNNTLQIQNRKVRKFRSVHVKTAKISLVIISIFCLSWTPYAVVAIIGNFGDASVITPLASTIPGVFAKLSTVLNPMIYALLHPKFRNKLPFRKKKVLKAKSNFQALMKLDNESPPHTSSSLSIQFNANTPKEFHRETVV
- the LOC128168008 gene encoding rhodopsin-like isoform X2, translated to MMENIIHTDVNFTSCELHKLIARHWLNYEGVSHVFHLILGVVVVIVGIISFTSNGFILWMFYRYRSLRISSNLLVLNLAITDTFLALGNLPWLAISSFRGVWIFGYIGCQVYGFVGAMSGFISINTLAMIAIERFFVIVIREPYRHIRTSNKTVLISIMFIWIYSFVWAICPLIGWGSIILEGSMTSCTFDFFSRDVNTKSYVASILVFCFTVQLFLIICSYVRIYLKVLQHEKEIVNCYSDGNNTLQIQNRKVRKFRSVHVKTAKISLVIISIFCLSWTPYAVVAIIGNFGDASVITPLASTIPGVFAKLSTVLNPMIYALLHPKFRNKLPFRKKKVLKAKSNFQALMKLDNESPPHTSSSLSIQFNANTPKEFHRETVV